The following proteins are co-located in the Psilocybe cubensis strain MGC-MH-2018 chromosome 5, whole genome shotgun sequence genome:
- a CDS encoding Acyl-CoA dehydrogenase apdG has translation MSNRQFSVEEVAKHDKEGDIWVIIDANVYDLSRFSGMHPGGLSVLLDEEIAGKDATEHFFSLHRHEILERPQYKRLQIGTVIGQTPQIFARNAGEISKVPYAEPTYLTPGYYSPYYNESHRKLQFAFRKFVEDVLVPDGQIHEDDGIKPEQKIFLEMAKYNIIAMRLGPGPHLQGLKLLGDVKPEEFDSFHDLIMAQELSRVHSRAYIDGSGGGTYIGLPPIVNFAKPALRKRVLEDVFSGQKTICLAITEAFAGSDVGGLKCTSKRVPGGFVVTGTWKWITNGTFADYFTTGCRSEKGGLNALLIERGPGVETKPIKTSYSATAGTAYVTFHNVFVPEENLLGEENDGLHVILSNFNHERWGMCCANIASQRLVVEECLKWVSQRKVFGKPLSSQAVIRSKLASMISRVESAQSWLENVTYQMSKMKYKEQAIYLAGPIALLKRFTTQAAQDTARDAVQIFGGRGITKTGKSSPKLQKCLLTAF, from the exons ATGAGCAATAGGCAATTTTCAGTGGAAGAAGTGGCAAAACACGACAAAGAGGGTGATATA TGGGTGATTATCGACGCCAATGTTTATGACCTTTCCAGGTTTTCTGGTATGCACCCCGGGGGACTTTCTGTACTTTTGGACGAAGAAATAG CTGGCAAAGATGCGACAGAACACTTCTTCAGTCTTCACCGGCACGAAATCCTTGAAAGGCCTCAGTATAAACGTCTGCAAATTGGTACTGTCATCGGTCAAACACCTCAAATTTTTGCACGCAATGCTGGGGAAATCAGCAAAGTTCCATATGCTGAGCCAACATACCTTACTCCCGGATACTATAGTCCTTATTACAACGAA TCCCATCGTAAGTTACAATTTGCCTTCCGCAAATTCGTCGAAGATGTTCTTGTTCCCGATGGACAAATCCACGAGGATGATGGCATAAAACCAGAACAAAAGATTTTCCTGGAAATGGCAAAATACAACATCATTGCTATGAGATTAGGTCCTGGCCCACATTTACAGGGTCTCAAGCTGTTGGGAGATGTTAAACCGGAAGAG TTCGACAGTTTCCATGATCTAATTATGGCACAGGAATTGTCTCGAGTGCATTCTCGTGCATATATCGATGGCTCAGGGGGCGGGACTTACATTG GTCTTCCTCCCATTGTGAACTTTGCGAAGCCTGCTTTGCGGAAAAGAGTTCTTGAAGATGTTTTCTCGGGTCAGAAAACGATTTGCTTGGCCATCACTGAAGCCTTTGCAGGAAGTGACGTAGGCGGGTTGAAATGCACCTCTAAGAGGGTGCCTGGCGGGTTTGTCGTCACTGGAACGTGG AAATGGATTACCAACGGCACATTCGCTGACTATTTTACCACGGGGTGCAGAAGTGAAAAAGGTGGACTCAACGCTTTGCTGATAGAACGGGGACCCGGAGTCGAAACCAAGCCGATCAAGACATCGTATTCAGCCACAGCAGGTACTGCCTACGTCACCTTTCATAATGTCTTCGTCCCAGAAGAGAATCTACTGGGAGAGGAAAATGATGGCCTCCATGTCATCCTTAGTAATTTCAATCACGAGCG ATGGGGGATGTGTTGCGCAAACATCGCCAGTCAGAGATTGGTCGTCGAAGAATGCTTGAA ATGGGTGTCGCAACGTAAGGTGTTTGGTAAACCACTTAGCTCGCAAGCTGTAATTCGGTCCAAACTTGCCTCTATGATCTCGAGGGTTGAGAGCGCTCAGAGCTGGCTCGAGAATGTTACTTACCAaatgtcaaaaatgaaatataaagagcaggctatttACCTAGCAGG TCCCATCGCTCTATTGAAGAGATTCACCACGCAGGCTGCCCAAGACACTGCTCGGGATGCCGTTCAG ATATTTGGGGGACGTGGTATCACCAAGACTGGCAAGTCATCACCAAAATTGCAAAAATGCCTACTCACAGCTTTTTAG
- a CDS encoding High-affinity glucose transporter: MDHYVAHFGDDPSIKGAIVSTFNGGCFFGAAGAGWANDRFGRKRTIQIGCIFALWGCAMQSGASNVATLLIGRIVAGLAIGVLSMTVPLYNTEVAPPKIRGFLVGLNQQMLGIGFIVANWVGYGCQFIKSDVSWRLPLGLQMLPAGLLFVGIHFLPFSPRWLLEVGRDDEARKVVLKLHGNDKVAADEEYTKMYTTIKAEHSIKSRRISDLWATRAMAHRTLVAVGVQVFCQFTGINVINYYGPQMYTALGINGGKALLVQGIYGAVGPIANIFFITLILDRVGRKKPLLFGAGSFVVTFSILAAILATNPLDAPETNASAQRAGIAMIFLTSIFFSLSFGPVSWVLASEVFPTSTRSIGTSVATCANWAFNTLLSQVAPLGIARVGWKFYMLFVSLNFVDFIAIALFFPETKGKSLEDMNQVFGDVPPEPTNKEVKNSKQLHSDEEKSVEAT, from the exons GGCGAACGATAGATTTGGCCGCAAGCGTACAATTCAA ATCGGTTGTATATTTGCATTGTGGGGATGTGCGATGCAGTCTGGAGCCAGTAACGTTGCTACTCTCCTTATTGGGCGTATCGTCGCTGGTCTTGCGATTGGTGTTCTTTCGATGACTGTGCCTCTGTACAAT ACGGAAGTTGCACCTCCTAAAATTCGAGGATTTTTGGTCGGGTTAAATCAACAGATGCTTGGCATCGGTTTTATTGTGGCAAACTGG GTTGGCTATGGCTGTCAGTTTATCAAGTCAGATGTTTCTTGGCGTCTTCCTCTTGGTTTGCAG ATGCTACCCGCAGGCTTGCTGTTTGTCGGCATTCATTTCCTTCCCTTTAGTCCT CGCTGGCTACTCGAAGTTGGAAGAGATGACGAGGCACGCAAAGTCGTTCTCAAATTGCACGGAAATGACAAAGTCGCAGCCGATGAGGAGTATACAAAGATGTACACCACCATCAAAGCGGAACATTCTATCAAAAGCAGGAGAATTAGTGACTTGTGGGCTACGCGTGCGATGGCCCATCGTACCCTTGTCGCTGTCGGTGTACAGGTGTTTTGTCAGTTCACAGGCATTAATG TTATCAACTACTATGGGCCACAAATGTACACCGCCCTTGGAATCAACGGTGGAAAAGCACTTCTAGTTCAAGG GATCTACGGCGCCGTCGGTCCAATTGCCAATATCTT CTTTATCACACTTATTTTGGATCGCGTAGGACGCAAGAAGCCTCTTCTGTTTGGTGCAGGCAGCTTCGTCGTTACTTTCTCTATTCTAGCGGCTATACTAGCCACAAATCCTCTCGATGCACCGGAGACCAACGCTTCTGCTCAAAG AGCGGGCATTGCTATGATATTTTTGACCAgtattttcttctctttgagCTTCGGACCTGTCAGTTGGGTATTGGCTTCAGAA GTTTTCCCAACGAGTACTCGTTCCATAGGGACTAGTGTTGCAACATGTGCAAACTGG GCCTTCAACACTCTCCTCTCACAG GTAGCACCACTTGGAATAGCAAGAGTTGGCTGGAAATTCTACATGCTCTTTGTTTCTCTCAACTTCGTGGATTTCATTGCAATTGCATTATTCTTCCCTGAGACCAAAG GAAAATCACTAGAAGACATGAATCAAGTGTTCGGAGATGTGCCTCCTGAACCAACCAACAAGGAAGTTAAAAACTCGAAACAACTACATTCTGACGAAGAAAAGAGTGTCGAGGCCACATGA